Proteins encoded in a region of the Benincasa hispida cultivar B227 chromosome 2, ASM972705v1, whole genome shotgun sequence genome:
- the LOC120071450 gene encoding transmembrane protein 234 homolog translates to MIGDVEKMVAIGLVWGATNALMRRGALLWDQALKSSSNSTKLLSSLRRWLKLLSIWQYTLPFLLNLTASATFFAILSDAPISLAVPITNATTFAATAVFGMLLGEDTRVGYALFGTALIGLGVWLCIN, encoded by the coding sequence ATGATCGGAGATGTAGAGAAAATGGTTGCGATCGGTCTCGTGTGGGGCGCCACCAACGCTCTGATGCGTCGTGGCGCCCTTCTCTGGGACCAAGCTCTCAAATCTTCCTCCAATTCAACCAAACTCCTTTCCTCCCTCCGTCGATGGCTCAAGCTCCTCTCTATCTGGCAATATACTCTTCCCTTTTTGCTTAATCTCACTGCCTCCGCTACTTTCTTCGCCATTCTAAGCGATGCCCCAATATCGCTCGCCGTTCCGATCACCAACGCCACTACTTTTGCTGCCACCGCCGTGTTCGGAATGCTCCTTGGCGAGGACACTCGTGTCGGGTACGCTCTGTTTGGTACTGCTCTCATTGGTTTGGGCGTATGGCTTTGCATTAACTAA